Proteins found in one Cricetulus griseus strain 17A/GY chromosome X, alternate assembly CriGri-PICRH-1.0, whole genome shotgun sequence genomic segment:
- the LOC100767590 gene encoding odorant-binding protein-like isoform X2, which translates to MAKILLLALAVGLAHALSELEGHWVSTAIGADNVEKIANQGTMRLYARQIICHEECDKLEITFYVNLNGQCSETTVIGYKQEDGNYRTQFEGDNIFKPMVITKEFLVFISKNVDRDGLETHLLFALGKGQTLKNDQYGRLEELAKEQKIPPENIREVLTTGNLNDSFEL; encoded by the exons atggCAAAGATACTGCTGCTGGCTTTGGCAGTTGGTCTGGCTCATGCTCTTTCTGAG CTTGAAGGACACTGGGTTAGCACTGCCATCGGTGCTGACAACGTTGAGAAGATAGCGAACCAGGGAACTATGAGACTTTATGCTCGTCAAATTATTTGTCATGAGGAATGTGATAAATTGGAAATCACATTTTATGTAAA TCTGAATGGCCAATGCTCAGAGACAACAGTTATTGGGTATAAGCAAGAAGATGGCAACTACAGAACCCAGT TTGAAGGAGACAATATATTTAAACCCATGGTTATAACAAAAGAGTTTCTTGTCTTTATCAGTAAGAATGTGGATAGAGATGGCCTGGAAACACACTTGCTTTTTGCTCTTG GAAAAGGTCAAACATTGAAAAATGACCAATATGGAAGACTTGAAGAACTTGCTAAGGAACAGAAAATTCCTCCAGAAAACATTCGAGAAGTTCTGACTACAGGTAACCTCAATGATAGTTTTGagctctaa